A genome region from Pseudanabaena sp. Chao 1811 includes the following:
- a CDS encoding BrnA antitoxin family protein gives MNNFSSSETSNDRDEYSEVTQSDLDRAKFRIALKPMPRKQSITISLDANLIEYFKLKAGEVGYQSLINEILRQAKEQEESGKVLQ, from the coding sequence ATGAACAACTTCTCTTCTTCAGAAACCTCTAATGATCGTGATGAATATTCCGAAGTAACACAATCAGATTTAGATCGGGCAAAGTTTCGTATTGCACTTAAACCTATGCCACGTAAGCAAAGTATTACTATTTCCTTAGATGCCAATCTTATTGAGTATTTCAAATTGAAGGCGGGAGAAGTTGGCTATCAAAGTCTGATTAATGAAATTTTGCGCCAAGCAAAGGAACAGGAAGAATCGGGGAAAGTTTTACAATAA
- a CDS encoding BrnT family toxin yields the protein MKFIWNEVKRQSNLKKHAIDFVNAEKVFTGSTFTFEDNRENYGEQRWVTLGLLGMKVVVIVHTETEDEIRIISMREANKNEQLLFFRNL from the coding sequence ATGAAATTCATCTGGAATGAAGTTAAAAGACAAAGCAACCTAAAAAAGCACGCTATCGATTTTGTGAATGCTGAAAAAGTCTTTACAGGCTCGACATTCACGTTTGAAGATAACCGTGAAAACTATGGAGAACAGCGTTGGGTAACGCTTGGACTCTTGGGCATGAAAGTTGTTGTTATTGTACATACTGAAACCGAAGACGAAATACGTATTATTTCCATGCGTGAGGCAAACAAAAATGAACAACTTCTCTTCTTCAGAAACCTCTAA
- a CDS encoding DUF5615 family PIN-like protein, with translation MIILLDENLLSRKLKQSFLSRGHEVYNVDDMGWRGFKDSEILRLAENHPFDAFITADKNLRYQQNLVGKNLRIVVSDARSTRPDYLLPLMERISEVITSLPAGVVISINDSCEFI, from the coding sequence ATGATTATATTATTGGATGAAAATCTTCTGAGTAGAAAACTCAAGCAGTCTTTTCTATCTAGAGGTCATGAAGTTTACAATGTTGATGATATGGGATGGCGTGGGTTTAAGGATAGTGAAATTCTTCGCTTAGCTGAGAATCATCCCTTTGATGCTTTTATTACTGCGGATAAGAACTTGCGTTATCAGCAAAATTTAGTGGGGAAGAATTTGAGAATTGTCGTTTCGGATGCTCGTAGTACTAGACCTGATTATTTACTTCCGTTGATGGAGCGAATAAGTGAAGTGATTACTTCTTTACCCGCAGGAGTTGTTATATCAATCAATGACTCGTGTGAGTTTATATAA
- a CDS encoding DUF433 domain-containing protein, giving the protein MTLNNLLEMKGIIHRDPDIMSGVPVFKGTRVPLQTFFDYLEGEGGLAEFIDDFPYLKSQVMRVLESAAKLLIAQERSA; this is encoded by the coding sequence ATGACACTAAATAACTTATTGGAAATGAAAGGGATTATTCATCGCGATCCCGATATTATGAGTGGAGTTCCAGTTTTTAAGGGAACGAGAGTTCCTTTGCAGACTTTTTTTGACTATCTTGAAGGTGAGGGAGGTTTAGCCGAATTTATTGATGATTTTCCTTATCTAAAATCACAAGTCATGAGGGTTTTGGAAAGTGCTGCCAAATTATTAATTGCTCAGGAACGTTCTGCTTGA
- a CDS encoding type II toxin-antitoxin system RelE family toxin: MTPLSLSGNLSSFFKLRVGDYRVIYAIAQSQKSLIIHQIGHRREIYD, from the coding sequence ATTACACCTCTATCTCTTTCTGGCAATTTATCAAGTTTTTTTAAGCTGCGTGTTGGAGATTATCGGGTTATTTATGCGATCGCCCAATCACAAAAAAGTCTCATTATTCATCAAATCGGACATCGCAGGGAAATTTATGATTAG